The genomic interval AAAACAATTATCTGTATATTTTTATGAGGAAACTAATGACCTGCTGTTAACATGAGAACATACAGACTAGGAACGAAATTATTACCATTTGGCTTAGATataaatatttgcatttatgACACACTAAGCCATGATCCATCTATTTTACTCTATTCTTTTATTTGAATACTATGTTTCCCACCACACTCCTGATTTCAAGCACAAAACAAATATCTGCAGTGTGCATATTCTGATGTCTGAGAACCCAGAACTGGGATGACAGTGGGAGGCGGTCCTTAGTGGTGGGTGGGTGTGGTCAATGTGGGTGGTGTTACTGCTGGCTGACAGCCAGCTGCTGGTGGTCGGTCTCTGGTTCCTCTTCCACATTGGTGTGGTACTGCTCAAACGTCTCTGTGTCATCTGTGTCAGGGAGGTCTAGGAGCTGTGAAGCAGGAGTGACAATGACGTCATTATAGGCAGAGTCATCACACAACCCAAACGACTCAACAAAAAAGGATTTTAGTGTGAACACAGGCAGATCAAACCAGTGGTTTGTGGTGAAAAACAACTGTAATCTGGGCCAAGCCACTAGCTCTCGGGATTCACTCACTGGCCTGAAGGAAGAGAAGACCTCATCCAGGACCTGCACAAAGCTCTTCCTGCCACAAGCCGAGATATAATCTTGGGCACGCTGCAGGAAGGGCAGGCAGTCCTCATTCTCACTCCAGACGTGCTGCAAGGGGGGGAACCAGCCAGTCTGCACACCCCAATAAAAGTCATGACCAATCACAAAACAGCCCACAAAACTTAGGTATAACCTTGTGATTCTTCAGGGGGGAAGCTGGctgaaaaacatcacttcctgcATTTGCCGTTTCCACCAACTTCCAAGACTAAAACATTTCGCCCCTCCGTCTTTTAATCTAACCTGAATCTAACCTGAGCAGCTCCTTAGCCCCAGGTCATTGCTTCCTACACAAGGTCCCATGAGAAGCTCACTGGCCCCACGCACCACAAACTGTAGCCTATATTATCATCTCACTCTTATTTAAATGCctatgtgtttatttgtttatttattagtaGCTCATCTTCTTATCCTTCATGTCTATTTTTATCtattctgtttattgttttgtgtatttctgtCTTGAGAGTATGTTTGATTTTTTAACCCATGGCACC from Paramormyrops kingsleyae isolate MSU_618 chromosome 9, PKINGS_0.4, whole genome shotgun sequence carries:
- the LOC111848900 gene encoding maturin-like isoform X1 codes for the protein MEFEQLIDTAEEWCSGNPFELIAAECSDERRLDFYAEPRFSFYVLCPDANCDTDSFTGWFPPLQHVWSENEDCLPFLQRAQDYISACGRKSFVQVLDEVFSSFRPLLDLPDTDDTETFEQYHTNVEEEPETDHQQLAVSQQ
- the LOC111848900 gene encoding maturin-like isoform X2, whose product is MEFEQLIDTAEEWCSGNPFELIAAECSDERRLDFYAEPRFSFYVLCPDANCDTDSFHVWSENEDCLPFLQRAQDYISACGRKSFVQVLDEVFSSFRPLLDLPDTDDTETFEQYHTNVEEEPETDHQQLAVSQQ